A region from the Bradyrhizobium erythrophlei genome encodes:
- a CDS encoding helix-turn-helix transcriptional regulator, which yields MGRTSKCIGVLTLEEGARLMSRKLLLFPELRDRGVPFGRRHVDRLEAEGKFPKRVPIGMRRVGWVAAEIDDWVNAAISARAQQPENRGSQTARSIRGCDQSVTISSFI from the coding sequence ATGGGGCGCACGTCGAAATGCATTGGCGTGCTCACTCTAGAAGAAGGAGCGCGACTAATGTCTCGCAAACTGCTTTTGTTTCCTGAACTGCGCGACCGCGGCGTTCCGTTTGGCCGCCGACACGTAGATCGTCTCGAAGCCGAAGGCAAATTCCCTAAACGCGTGCCCATCGGCATGCGTCGCGTCGGTTGGGTTGCCGCCGAGATCGATGATTGGGTGAACGCCGCGATCTCCGCGCGCGCGCAGCAGCCGGAAAACCGCGGCTCGCAAACTGCTCGCTCCATACGCGGCTGCGACCAGTCAGTCACCATCAGTTCGTTCATCTAG
- a CDS encoding peptide deformylase, whose translation MTIRAIIRYPDPRLALPAQPVTAFDGALRELAHDLLETLHAAPGIGITAPHIGISLRVVVLDLDPVDDARTYVNPEIVWASPEMILHQEGSVSMPGVNDHVTRHARVRISYRDLHGNLQTEESESLRAVCHQHEIDQLNGLFWIKRLSRLKRERLIKRFEKVSRSP comes from the coding sequence ATGACCATCCGCGCCATTATCCGTTATCCCGACCCCCGGCTCGCGCTCCCGGCGCAGCCGGTGACCGCGTTCGACGGCGCGTTGCGCGAGCTGGCGCACGACCTGCTGGAGACCCTGCACGCCGCGCCGGGGATCGGGATCACCGCGCCGCACATCGGCATTTCGCTGCGGGTCGTGGTGCTCGACCTCGACCCCGTCGACGATGCGCGGACCTATGTCAATCCGGAGATCGTTTGGGCTTCGCCCGAGATGATCCTGCATCAGGAAGGCAGCGTCTCGATGCCCGGCGTCAACGACCACGTCACGCGTCATGCGCGCGTCCGCATCAGCTATCGCGACCTCCACGGCAACCTGCAGACCGAGGAATCGGAGAGCCTGCGCGCGGTCTGCCACCAGCATGAGATCGATCAGCTGAACGGCCTGTTCTGGATCAAGCGGCTGTCCCGCCTCAAGCGCGAGCGGCTGATCAAGCGCTTCGAGAAGGTGTCGCGGAGTCCGTAG
- a CDS encoding VOC family protein: MSKDENPLVPDVVALRPFVPAKDFETSLRFFVDLGFRAYRLGDLLASMHIGPFAFLLQGRPNDDERFATNFMMHMLVDDIDAWWSRIASLDLSERYGVKAPSAPALQPWGLVVTYVWDPSGVLWHIAKKPTDSDN, translated from the coding sequence ATGTCAAAGGACGAAAACCCCTTGGTGCCTGACGTTGTTGCTTTGCGACCTTTCGTGCCCGCCAAGGACTTTGAAACAAGCTTGCGCTTCTTTGTCGACCTCGGCTTTCGCGCCTATCGGCTTGGCGATCTGCTCGCCTCGATGCACATCGGACCGTTCGCGTTCCTGTTGCAGGGACGACCAAATGACGATGAGCGCTTCGCTACCAATTTCATGATGCACATGCTTGTAGATGACATCGATGCTTGGTGGTCGCGCATTGCTTCTCTTGACCTCTCAGAGCGCTACGGTGTGAAGGCTCCGAGTGCGCCTGCGCTGCAGCCATGGGGCCTCGTGGTCACTTATGTCTGGGATCCGTCGGGTGTGCTTTGGCATATCGCGAAAAAGCCAACCGACTCTGACAATTGA
- a CDS encoding lanthionine synthetase C family protein — protein sequence MIVLGRHRPLVHDAWSESAVRAAIEEIAADAIAHFDPDRFWPAHPSDDGGSDGDPSFYKGAAGVIWALDYLHRVGATRVAEDFRPALPKLLERTIADFETNSPADYEKHGSLLRGDMGAALLAMRLAPTSSLADLVHRRAEANIGLPIRELMWGMPGSMVAAIHMAEMTQETRWRGLFEVQAARLLADLEDTRQGPLWTQDLYGERDRWLGPVHGFAGNVIPLLRGWNWLTPPQQAQVAEFVPKTLAANAWRSEVGTTWGARSKRATPPRMCQHCHGAPGMVTTFADAPFASPELDALLLDAGRFSWAAGPLTKGSNLCHGTGGNGYAFLKLYRRTKDPIWLDRARQFAMTAIVQYRGSQLVVGRGRYSLWTGDVGLAIYLWDCITGEPRFPTIDVF from the coding sequence ATGATCGTCCTCGGTCGTCATCGTCCGCTTGTCCATGACGCCTGGAGTGAATCGGCTGTCCGGGCTGCGATCGAAGAAATCGCGGCCGATGCAATCGCCCATTTCGATCCCGACAGGTTCTGGCCGGCTCACCCCAGTGACGATGGCGGCAGCGACGGTGACCCCAGTTTCTACAAGGGCGCGGCCGGTGTCATTTGGGCGCTGGACTATTTACATCGCGTCGGTGCTACCCGCGTCGCTGAAGACTTTCGCCCAGCTCTGCCGAAGCTTCTGGAGCGGACGATCGCCGACTTCGAAACCAATTCGCCGGCCGATTACGAGAAACATGGCTCGCTGCTCCGTGGCGACATGGGCGCCGCCCTTCTCGCGATGCGCCTTGCGCCCACATCGAGCCTCGCTGATCTCGTGCATCGGCGCGCCGAAGCAAATATTGGACTGCCGATCCGGGAGCTGATGTGGGGCATGCCCGGGTCCATGGTCGCCGCAATCCACATGGCCGAGATGACGCAGGAAACGCGATGGCGCGGCCTGTTCGAAGTGCAGGCGGCGCGCCTGTTGGCCGATCTGGAGGACACGCGGCAAGGTCCATTATGGACGCAGGATCTTTATGGTGAGCGCGACCGTTGGCTCGGGCCCGTTCACGGTTTTGCCGGCAATGTCATCCCGTTGTTGCGCGGGTGGAATTGGTTGACGCCGCCGCAGCAAGCGCAGGTGGCCGAGTTTGTGCCGAAGACCCTTGCGGCGAATGCGTGGCGGTCTGAAGTTGGGACCACGTGGGGCGCGAGAAGCAAGCGCGCGACACCGCCAAGGATGTGCCAGCACTGTCACGGTGCGCCCGGTATGGTGACGACCTTTGCGGATGCGCCCTTCGCTAGCCCCGAGCTTGACGCACTTCTTTTGGATGCCGGTCGCTTCAGCTGGGCCGCCGGACCGCTGACCAAGGGCTCGAACCTTTGCCACGGCACGGGTGGGAACGGCTACGCATTCCTCAAGCTCTACCGCCGCACCAAAGACCCGATCTGGCTCGACCGCGCACGCCAATTCGCCATGACGGCCATCGTCCAGTATCGCGGCTCTCAGCTCGTCGTTGGCCGCGGGCGGTATTCCCTTTGGACCGGGGACGTCGGCCTTGCCATTTACCTTTGGGACTGCATCACAGGGGAGCCTCGTTTCCCGACGATCGACGTGTTCTGA
- a CDS encoding helix-turn-helix transcriptional regulator → MIAARQPKAETEDVAPDKSAPRRMLSEKQVLEIVPVGRTTLYRMEKAGRFPKSTYISPNRRVWFEDEIIAWQHAVDEFNPNRGRGKGRRCFA, encoded by the coding sequence ATGATCGCTGCGAGACAACCGAAGGCCGAAACGGAAGATGTGGCACCGGATAAATCAGCGCCGCGTCGCATGCTGAGCGAAAAGCAGGTTTTGGAGATCGTCCCGGTCGGCCGCACCACGCTCTACCGGATGGAAAAGGCAGGCCGGTTTCCCAAATCGACTTACATCTCGCCGAACCGCAGGGTTTGGTTTGAGGATGAGATCATCGCGTGGCAGCACGCGGTCGATGAATTCAATCCGAACCGTGGCCGGGGCAAAGGCCGTCGCTGCTTCGCCTAG
- a CDS encoding nuclear transport factor 2 family protein — translation MDDRTVWAALERHWNASDASDFEVEHEIYREDAVLDYPQSGERIRGRHNIQASRFVQPNKKRFTVRRMIGSGDLWVTEFILAYDGTPSYAVSIMEFREGLVANETQYFADRFDPAPSRAHLVERVDEIKSF, via the coding sequence ATGGATGATCGAACCGTGTGGGCGGCGCTGGAGCGCCATTGGAATGCGTCGGACGCAAGCGATTTCGAGGTCGAACATGAAATCTACCGCGAGGATGCCGTGCTTGATTATCCGCAATCGGGCGAGCGGATCCGCGGACGGCACAACATTCAAGCAAGCCGGTTCGTCCAGCCGAACAAGAAGCGCTTTACGGTCCGGCGGATGATCGGCAGCGGCGATCTCTGGGTCACTGAGTTCATCCTTGCCTATGACGGCACACCGTCCTACGCGGTGAGCATCATGGAATTTCGCGAAGGACTGGTGGCCAACGAAACGCAATATTTCGCCGATCGGTTTGACCCTGCACCGTCGCGTGCGCATCTCGTTGAGCGGGTGGACGAAATCAAATCATTCTAG
- a CDS encoding MFS transporter, with protein MTNSLYRWVIVAAGGLLGCVAIGGMFSLPVFLQPIARDTGWSVTGVSSAMTIGFLAMAFTSMIWGTLSDRLGPLPVVLTGSVVLAASLGLASLATSLVAFQFIFGLMVGAATAAIFAPMMACVTGWFDTHRSLAVSLVSAGMGMAPMTMSPLAAWLVSHHDWRTSMQIVALVVAAIMIPVSLLVRRAPALESAPSAPSGDPANTEMSLAQALRSPQFIILLLTNFFCCATHSGPIIHTVSYAVSCGIPMIAAVTIYSVEGLAGMGGRIAFGLLGDRFGAKRVLVLGLLAQAFGALGYVFVRELAAFYAVAAVFGFIYAGTMPLYSVLARENFPLRMMGTVIGGTAMAGSLGMATGPLAGGLIYDTFASYAWLYIGSWIMGLGAFLIALTFRPVPTAHPAAVKSGEALA; from the coding sequence ATGACCAATTCTCTCTATCGGTGGGTGATTGTCGCGGCCGGGGGTCTGCTCGGCTGTGTCGCAATCGGCGGCATGTTCTCGTTGCCGGTGTTTCTGCAGCCGATCGCGCGCGATACCGGCTGGTCGGTCACCGGCGTGTCCAGCGCCATGACCATCGGCTTCCTTGCCATGGCTTTCACCAGCATGATCTGGGGCACCTTGTCCGACCGGCTGGGGCCGCTGCCGGTGGTGCTGACCGGCTCGGTGGTGCTGGCGGCGAGCCTGGGGCTCGCGAGTCTCGCGACATCGCTGGTCGCGTTTCAGTTCATCTTCGGGCTGATGGTCGGTGCCGCCACCGCCGCGATCTTTGCGCCGATGATGGCATGCGTCACCGGCTGGTTCGACACCCATCGAAGCCTGGCGGTGTCGCTGGTTTCCGCGGGGATGGGTATGGCGCCGATGACCATGTCGCCGCTCGCCGCCTGGCTGGTCTCGCACCATGACTGGCGCACCTCGATGCAGATCGTGGCCCTGGTCGTCGCTGCCATCATGATCCCGGTCTCGCTGCTGGTGCGCCGGGCGCCGGCGCTTGAAAGTGCGCCGTCCGCGCCATCGGGCGATCCGGCGAATACGGAGATGTCGCTGGCGCAGGCGCTGCGCTCGCCGCAATTCATCATCCTGCTGTTGACCAATTTCTTCTGCTGCGCCACCCATTCGGGTCCCATCATCCATACCGTCAGCTACGCCGTCAGTTGCGGCATACCGATGATCGCCGCCGTCACCATCTACAGTGTGGAAGGCCTCGCAGGAATGGGCGGCCGCATCGCCTTCGGCCTGCTCGGCGATCGCTTCGGCGCCAAGCGGGTGCTGGTGCTGGGCCTGCTGGCCCAGGCGTTCGGTGCGCTCGGTTACGTCTTCGTGCGCGAACTCGCCGCGTTCTACGCCGTGGCGGCGGTGTTCGGCTTCATCTATGCCGGGACCATGCCACTCTATTCCGTTTTGGCACGTGAGAACTTCCCGCTGCGGATGATGGGCACCGTGATCGGCGGCACGGCCATGGCCGGGAGCCTCGGCATGGCGACCGGACCGCTGGCCGGAGGTCTGATCTACGACACCTTTGCCAGCTACGCTTGGCTCTATATCGGCTCATGGATCATGGGATTAGGCGCTTTCCTGATCGCCTTGACGTTCAGGCCGGTGCCGACGGCGCATCCTGCGGCGGTGAAGTCCGGCGAAGCCTTGGCGTAG